Proteins from a genomic interval of Flammeovirgaceae bacterium SG7u.111:
- a CDS encoding membrane or secreted protein, translating to MKKTITLFIFVVCGLAAYAQDKPVTVNNQGVMLWPDGSEVHGFGVNYTVPFAHAYRSAQKLGVDPKKAIDNDVYHFARLGFDAFRVHVWDTEISDSVGNLLANEHLELFDYLLFKLNERGIKSLITPIAFWGNGWPEPDEDTPGFSHKYGKADCLTNEAAIKAQENYLFQFLNHINPYTRIAYKNDPNIVAFEISNEPHHGEEAEEVTAYVGKMVKSMKRTGCKKPVFYNVSHSIHLADAYYKAGIDGGTFQWYPTGLGSKEELGGNLLPNVDNYDVPFKGYKGFRKKAKVVYEFDAADVGRSYIYPAMARSFRTAGIQWATHFSYDPTFLAYANTEYDTHYMNLVYAPQKALALKISSEVFHKIPLYKDFGSYPQNASFDGFSVSYQQDLAEYLGDGKFFYTNSTKTKPSGIEELEEIAGFGNSSLVQYEGQGAYFLDKLEDGLWRLEVLPDAIWVDNLFGKNSLDRTLAVINWRKWNMSVNLPDLGKGFSIKGINEGNTFSAESANSSFEVQPGTYLLSQKGKEYNRKAEERFKNFELGEFIAPKSTLGKEYMLHSPPSQINENEVYTIKAKVVSASLPQSVEVKIGTWRPKSYKMTRVSGYDYEVQLPKEAVKSGFLHYYIVVTEETGEVTYPGGKAGSPSDWDFEWQNSYKVSVVPVGSALYLFNALTDFEELNMQWMPGVKFLPTADPTKAMLNLTYDELFKPEDNPQPDYSLRYHFGKKVSARETELTSYKEIVVHGNSVKTDTAWVKVSLITSEAEIFGGMVCLHPSKGDYRVKLSELIESKLVTLPRPYPDFLPYYFESGREDATFDISKVETLQISIDTSQAIGDDRSGVQIQSIRLE from the coding sequence ATGAAAAAGACAATTACACTATTCATTTTTGTGGTATGTGGCTTGGCGGCTTATGCCCAAGATAAACCGGTGACTGTTAATAACCAAGGTGTTATGCTTTGGCCAGACGGTTCGGAAGTCCATGGTTTTGGGGTGAACTATACCGTGCCTTTTGCCCACGCTTATCGTTCGGCGCAAAAGCTGGGTGTCGACCCCAAGAAGGCGATAGACAATGATGTTTACCATTTTGCCCGCCTTGGGTTCGATGCTTTTCGTGTCCATGTGTGGGATACCGAAATCAGTGATTCTGTGGGTAATCTACTTGCGAATGAGCATTTAGAATTATTCGATTATTTGTTGTTCAAACTCAATGAAAGAGGCATCAAGTCTTTGATCACGCCCATTGCTTTTTGGGGAAATGGTTGGCCAGAACCTGACGAAGACACGCCAGGGTTTTCCCACAAATATGGCAAAGCTGATTGCCTTACTAATGAGGCTGCCATTAAAGCTCAGGAAAACTATCTTTTTCAGTTTTTGAACCACATAAATCCTTATACAAGAATAGCCTATAAAAATGACCCGAACATTGTTGCTTTTGAGATAAGTAATGAGCCCCATCATGGAGAGGAAGCAGAAGAAGTGACAGCCTATGTGGGCAAAATGGTGAAGTCTATGAAAAGGACGGGTTGCAAAAAGCCTGTTTTTTATAATGTGAGCCATAGTATTCACTTGGCAGATGCCTATTACAAAGCGGGCATCGACGGAGGGACTTTTCAGTGGTATCCAACAGGACTAGGTTCAAAAGAAGAGCTAGGAGGGAATTTGTTGCCTAATGTAGATAACTATGATGTTCCTTTTAAGGGGTACAAAGGCTTTAGGAAAAAAGCCAAAGTTGTCTATGAATTTGATGCTGCCGATGTTGGCCGCTCGTATATTTACCCAGCCATGGCTCGGAGTTTCAGGACGGCGGGTATCCAATGGGCAACGCATTTTTCTTACGACCCTACTTTTTTGGCTTATGCCAATACGGAATACGATACACATTACATGAACTTGGTCTATGCTCCACAAAAGGCGTTGGCCTTGAAAATTTCCTCGGAGGTTTTTCATAAAATCCCGCTCTACAAAGACTTTGGTTCGTATCCTCAAAATGCTTCTTTCGATGGGTTTTCTGTGAGTTATCAGCAAGATTTGGCTGAATACCTTGGAGACGGAAAGTTCTTTTATACCAACTCAACCAAAACCAAGCCTTCAGGTATAGAGGAGTTGGAAGAAATAGCAGGCTTTGGAAATTCCTCACTGGTGCAGTACGAAGGCCAAGGAGCTTATTTCCTCGATAAACTGGAGGATGGCTTATGGAGACTGGAAGTGTTGCCCGATGCTATTTGGGTGGATAACCTTTTTGGGAAAAACAGCTTGGACAGGACGTTGGCTGTGATCAATTGGCGCAAATGGAACATGTCGGTGAACTTGCCAGATTTGGGCAAGGGTTTTTCTATCAAAGGGATAAATGAAGGCAATACTTTTTCCGCTGAATCGGCAAATTCTTCTTTTGAAGTGCAGCCGGGTACGTATTTACTTTCGCAAAAAGGGAAGGAATACAATAGGAAAGCCGAAGAAAGATTCAAGAATTTTGAACTTGGGGAATTTATTGCACCAAAATCAACCTTGGGTAAAGAATATATGCTACATAGCCCTCCAAGTCAAATAAATGAGAATGAGGTTTATACAATCAAAGCCAAAGTGGTAAGTGCTAGCTTGCCGCAAAGTGTAGAGGTAAAGATTGGGACTTGGAGGCCTAAGTCCTATAAAATGACCCGTGTTTCAGGTTACGATTACGAAGTTCAACTTCCCAAGGAAGCAGTAAAAAGTGGCTTTCTTCACTATTATATTGTGGTGACTGAGGAAACTGGCGAAGTGACCTACCCAGGAGGCAAGGCAGGCAGCCCATCCGATTGGGATTTTGAATGGCAAAACTCATATAAAGTGAGTGTGGTGCCAGTTGGCTCGGCACTTTACTTGTTTAATGCGCTCACCGATTTTGAAGAGTTGAATATGCAATGGATGCCAGGTGTGAAATTTTTGCCTACAGCAGATCCTACAAAAGCAATGTTGAACCTGACTTATGATGAACTTTTTAAGCCAGAGGATAATCCTCAGCCTGACTATTCGCTACGCTACCATTTTGGAAAGAAGGTTTCAGCAAGAGAGACAGAACTTACAAGTTACAAGGAAATTGTGGTTCATGGAAACTCAGTTAAAACCGATACGGCTTGGGTAAAAGTATCCCTGATTACCAGTGAGGCAGAAATATTTGGAGGGATGGTTTGTTTGCACCCTAGCAAGGGAGATTACCGAGTAAAGCTTTCCGAGTTGATAGAAAGCAAGTTGGTGACCTTGCCGCGACCATATCCAGATTTTCTGCCTTATTATTTTGAGTCGGGAAGGGAAGACGCAACTTTTGATATTTCAAAGGTCGAAACCTTGCAGATCTCTATTGATACCTCTCAGGCAATTGGTGATGACAGGTCCGGAGTACAGATCCAAAGTATTCGGTTGGAATAG
- a CDS encoding glycosyl hydrolase 53 family protein: MALLKKNNFILSAIFLVFFVNCSGTDDPEPIDLPEEPTETSTFYFGADLSYVNQILDKGGVYLNEGVAEDPYTTFGKKGANLARFRLWHNPAWTKEVYGGSGTQLYNDLLDVEKSIRLAKAQGMEVLLDFHYSDDWADPENQKIPAAWMDITNISVLADSVYQYTFNTLSYLEEKGLMPEMIQVGNETNCGMLFSNAPAAFPSCNVCDDGWSNMQQVVNSAIAAIRKVAETSDIEPKVILHVADPKNVKWWFDNITKNNVVSDFDIIGFSYYPIWHTQVSLPQLKSTIAGFKSTFNKDVMILEVAYPWITEGNDSYNNLFGGSGMVSGYPFTLEGHKNIMKDITQSVVDGGGIGVIYWEPAWVTSQLKDRWGTGSSWENNAFYDYKGNANQGFDFMDLDYGLDD; encoded by the coding sequence ATGGCTTTACTTAAAAAAAACAACTTCATTTTATCTGCGATCTTTTTGGTGTTTTTTGTGAATTGTAGTGGGACTGATGATCCGGAGCCTATTGATCTGCCTGAAGAACCTACTGAAACATCAACATTTTACTTTGGAGCAGATTTATCCTATGTCAATCAAATCTTAGATAAAGGAGGGGTTTACCTCAATGAAGGTGTGGCGGAAGATCCATATACCACGTTCGGGAAGAAGGGTGCTAATTTGGCAAGGTTCAGGTTATGGCATAACCCTGCGTGGACCAAAGAAGTTTATGGAGGGTCGGGGACACAGTTGTACAACGATCTTTTGGATGTGGAAAAATCTATTCGTTTGGCTAAAGCCCAAGGAATGGAGGTATTGTTGGATTTCCATTACTCCGACGATTGGGCAGATCCTGAAAATCAAAAAATTCCTGCGGCTTGGATGGATATAACAAACATTTCCGTATTAGCAGATTCGGTTTATCAATATACCTTCAATACACTAAGCTACTTGGAAGAAAAGGGCTTGATGCCTGAAATGATTCAAGTGGGAAATGAGACCAATTGCGGCATGTTGTTTTCCAATGCGCCTGCTGCTTTTCCATCTTGCAATGTGTGCGATGATGGTTGGAGTAATATGCAGCAAGTAGTGAACAGTGCTATTGCTGCTATTAGAAAAGTTGCCGAAACGTCTGATATTGAGCCCAAAGTCATCCTCCACGTCGCCGACCCAAAAAACGTAAAGTGGTGGTTTGATAACATCACCAAGAATAACGTTGTTTCGGATTTTGATATCATCGGGTTTTCTTATTACCCAATTTGGCATACCCAAGTAAGCTTGCCCCAACTGAAATCGACCATTGCTGGTTTCAAATCTACTTTCAATAAAGATGTAATGATTTTAGAAGTAGCCTACCCCTGGATCACCGAAGGAAATGATAGCTATAACAACTTGTTTGGCGGGAGCGGAATGGTCTCAGGCTATCCATTTACCCTAGAAGGGCACAAGAATATCATGAAAGATATTACGCAAAGTGTAGTAGATGGCGGAGGTATCGGAGTGATTTATTGGGAGCCGGCATGGGTCACTTCCCAGCTGAAAGATAGATGGGGAACGGGTTCTTCTTGGGAAAACAATGCTTTTTACGATTATAAAGGAAATGCCAATCAGGGTTTTGACTTTATGGATTTAGACTATGGGCTAGACGATTAA
- a CDS encoding SusE domain-containing protein yields MKKLLYIYLLIAYSVFLGSCQEDLVEKATLKSSVEANNLDALASDSYTFLFENAESAFEPFKWSPSDFGFSASVTYKVQVALAGASFSTVQELGTTQELTLTTAIGEINKALLALGAAPEQPVEVEFRVVSQINDNVKPVYSGVISTTITPYSVVFPPIYMIGGAIGWDLAKAVELVSTGPGEYEGVGAFVNGETFRFFETPSWDAPQINADDFAGGAIPAEFENAGDDDANFRYTGTDGSYAIYINVNTKTITLSPPPTLYIIGSDQGWDLANAFSLTAVGPNTFKGTTTFANGGIWRFFELPDWGATQYNFDYFADGTVPSDLTSDGGGDANFSFGGASGTYEITVSLTEKTITMEVGEIIEPEPEPDGSSLFIIGDDQGWDLASALQLENKGDGVFEVIGNFTNGNMWRLFDEAEWSATQYGYSYFTGGVTGDLGDKGDGDSNFLFNGATGIYKITVDLENKTIAAESATAPTLFVAGDNTSWAFEGLTWVNGGKFTGSLTLEVGNTFRFFGTNDWVDPQYGYSHFTEGSSDVLGDKADPDSNFEVVGAAGTYTVEIDLFGKVLLLSQ; encoded by the coding sequence ATGAAAAAGCTCTTATATATATACTTACTCATTGCCTACTCGGTTTTTCTTGGTTCTTGCCAAGAAGATCTGGTGGAGAAGGCAACGCTCAAATCATCGGTAGAGGCGAATAATTTAGATGCCCTTGCTTCAGATTCTTATACATTTTTGTTCGAAAATGCAGAAAGCGCCTTCGAACCATTCAAATGGAGTCCAAGTGATTTTGGGTTTTCCGCTTCGGTAACCTACAAAGTTCAAGTTGCATTAGCGGGAGCTAGTTTTTCTACTGTGCAAGAGTTGGGCACTACGCAAGAATTAACCCTGACCACAGCAATAGGTGAGATCAACAAGGCTCTTTTGGCACTTGGTGCTGCACCTGAGCAGCCTGTGGAAGTAGAGTTCAGGGTTGTATCTCAAATAAACGATAATGTGAAACCTGTTTATTCGGGTGTCATTAGCACAACTATTACTCCTTATTCCGTGGTTTTCCCCCCAATCTATATGATAGGAGGGGCTATAGGCTGGGATTTGGCGAAAGCCGTAGAATTGGTAAGCACAGGACCTGGTGAATACGAAGGAGTTGGGGCGTTTGTGAACGGTGAAACATTTCGGTTTTTCGAGACTCCATCGTGGGATGCTCCGCAAATAAATGCGGATGATTTTGCTGGAGGAGCTATCCCTGCCGAATTTGAAAATGCAGGTGATGACGATGCTAACTTTAGGTATACAGGAACGGACGGTAGCTATGCTATTTATATCAATGTAAATACAAAAACGATTACCCTTTCTCCTCCTCCTACTTTGTACATTATAGGTTCTGATCAGGGTTGGGATTTGGCAAATGCTTTTTCCTTGACCGCAGTTGGGCCTAATACATTCAAAGGCACTACTACTTTTGCAAACGGAGGTATTTGGAGATTCTTCGAATTGCCAGACTGGGGCGCTACCCAATACAACTTCGATTACTTTGCAGATGGCACTGTCCCTTCGGACTTGACCAGCGATGGTGGAGGCGATGCTAACTTTTCCTTTGGAGGGGCATCTGGGACGTACGAAATCACTGTGTCGTTGACTGAAAAAACGATTACGATGGAAGTGGGGGAAATTATAGAACCGGAGCCTGAGCCAGATGGAAGCAGTTTATTCATTATAGGTGATGACCAGGGTTGGGATCTTGCATCGGCTTTGCAACTAGAAAATAAGGGAGACGGCGTGTTTGAAGTGATTGGCAATTTTACCAATGGGAATATGTGGAGGTTGTTTGATGAAGCAGAGTGGAGCGCAACCCAATACGGGTACAGTTACTTCACTGGGGGCGTAACGGGTGACCTTGGGGATAAGGGTGACGGTGATTCAAACTTCCTTTTCAATGGTGCGACAGGAATTTATAAAATCACTGTCGATTTGGAAAATAAGACCATTGCGGCCGAGTCGGCAACTGCACCTACTTTGTTTGTGGCCGGAGATAATACCAGCTGGGCTTTTGAAGGTCTAACTTGGGTAAACGGGGGCAAGTTTACCGGAAGCTTAACTTTAGAAGTTGGGAACACTTTCAGGTTTTTCGGTACGAATGACTGGGTAGATCCTCAATATGGCTATAGCCATTTTACAGAAGGGAGCAGCGATGTGTTAGGCGATAAAGCCGATCCAGACAGTAATTTTGAGGTAGTTGGGGCAGCTGGTACTTATACTGTTGAAATAGACCTATTTGGAAAAGTGCTCTTACTTAGCCAATAA
- a CDS encoding RagB/SusD family nutrient uptake outer membrane protein, whose amino-acid sequence MKRIIIKTAMVVATALLVSACVGDLDVVPIDPNVVSSENVYKTTEDYKEGLAKLYATFALSGQQGPAGQADIEGIDEGFGNYLRQYWNHQELTTDEAVLSWNDATIKDFHWHTWTPTDVFVAAMHSRIMYTVALSNEFIRLTAGSEDADIQTFNAEARFLRALAYSHGIDLFGTMPFVTEEDLPGAFFPDRITRGDLFDYVVGELQAIEPLVGDAGFEYGRADKGAVWMLLGKLYLNAEVYKGVAMYDEAIAVLDKVINGPYSISTQYLHTFVADNHTSPEMILPITYDGVNTQTFGGMVYLVHSQIGGSMDAQGMFGTADAWAGLRTTSALVNKFDMDNDKRALFWTDGQSLEINDIGLFTDGYAITKFRNRKLDGTPSDSQHNVQVDTDWPMFRLADAYLMYAEAVLRGGTGGSRALALGYVNELRERAYGDASGNIADGELTLDFILDERARELFWEGHRRTDLIRFGQFTNGSYQWPWKGKVAEGVATSSHRNLFPVPAAQISANPNLIQNPEY is encoded by the coding sequence ATGAAAAGAATAATCATAAAAACAGCAATGGTTGTTGCTACTGCACTTTTGGTAAGTGCGTGTGTGGGCGATCTAGATGTAGTGCCAATAGACCCTAATGTGGTAAGTTCGGAAAATGTCTATAAAACCACCGAAGATTATAAAGAAGGCTTGGCCAAGCTTTATGCAACGTTTGCCCTAAGCGGCCAGCAGGGTCCAGCAGGTCAGGCAGATATTGAAGGGATTGACGAAGGCTTTGGTAATTATTTGCGCCAGTATTGGAACCATCAGGAATTGACTACCGATGAAGCGGTTTTGTCTTGGAACGATGCCACTATCAAAGATTTTCACTGGCATACATGGACACCAACGGATGTGTTTGTAGCTGCCATGCATTCTCGAATTATGTACACCGTGGCACTTTCCAATGAGTTCATTCGCCTAACGGCGGGTAGCGAAGATGCCGATATACAAACGTTTAATGCAGAAGCTAGGTTTTTAAGGGCATTAGCGTATTCCCATGGAATTGATTTGTTTGGTACGATGCCCTTCGTTACTGAAGAGGACCTGCCAGGCGCATTTTTTCCCGATAGAATTACACGAGGTGATCTGTTTGATTACGTAGTTGGGGAACTGCAAGCCATTGAGCCATTGGTTGGCGATGCAGGTTTTGAATACGGGAGAGCAGATAAAGGTGCGGTTTGGATGTTGCTTGGCAAGCTGTACTTGAATGCGGAAGTGTATAAAGGAGTTGCCATGTACGATGAGGCTATTGCAGTGTTGGACAAAGTGATCAATGGTCCTTATTCTATTTCTACTCAGTATTTGCACACTTTTGTGGCAGATAACCATACTAGCCCAGAAATGATTTTACCTATTACCTACGACGGTGTAAATACACAAACATTTGGCGGGATGGTGTACTTGGTGCATTCTCAAATAGGTGGCTCTATGGATGCTCAGGGTATGTTTGGCACTGCTGATGCTTGGGCTGGGCTGAGGACTACTTCTGCTTTGGTCAATAAGTTTGATATGGACAATGACAAACGTGCCTTATTCTGGACGGATGGACAGTCTTTGGAAATCAACGATATCGGGCTTTTTACCGACGGTTATGCCATTACAAAGTTCAGAAACAGGAAATTGGATGGAACTCCTTCCGATTCACAGCACAATGTTCAGGTAGATACCGACTGGCCGATGTTCCGCTTGGCCGATGCTTACCTTATGTATGCCGAAGCGGTGCTAAGAGGTGGAACTGGAGGTTCAAGAGCCTTGGCACTTGGCTATGTGAATGAACTGAGGGAAAGAGCTTATGGCGATGCTTCAGGAAATATCGCAGATGGAGAGTTGACGCTTGATTTTATTTTGGATGAGCGTGCAAGAGAGTTGTTTTGGGAAGGACATAGAAGAACGGATTTGATCCGCTTTGGGCAGTTTACCAATGGAAGCTACCAGTGGCCCTGGAAAGGGAAAGTAGCTGAAGGTGTAGCTACTTCTTCTCATAGAAACCTTTTCCCAGTACCTGCTGCACAAATTTCGGCAAACCCTAATCTTATCCAAAACCCTGAATATTAA
- a CDS encoding SusC/RagA family TonB-linked outer membrane protein, producing MRRRLQLICLLMFTSTIIYGQVTISGKVTTAEDGSSLPGVSILEKGTNKGTVTNIEGEYTLTVADDATLVFSFVGFVTQEVSVSGRSSLDIVLDLDITALQEVVVIGYGEVQKDDLTGAVATIGTKEFNQGVTTSPQDLLTGRVAGVTVTSAGGAPGSASTIRIRGGSSLGGATNDPLIVIDGFPLDDGNVSGLSNPLNTLNPNDIESFTILKDASAAAIYGSRASNGVIIITTKKGKEGKLKLNLNSQVSVSSPIKYVDVLSGDEYRTLINDLNESGFSGIDETVMARLGEENTDWQKEIFRDAISHNHNLSANGMVKGIPFRASYGYTDEQGILKTTSAKRHSLSLNLSPTFLNDNLKVNLNAKGTFAHSNFGDEGAVGQAVNFDPTQPVYNGNSKYGGYFAYTTTTLPDGSMDLEGPANTFVSNPVASLALRDNQSDVSRLIGNVQLDYKLPFLPELRANLNLGMDKTDTDGFDNALPGSTWTYRDYTGDNGRLRDYTNETSSELLDFYLNYNKTFGTSKLDVTGGYSWQHFERGGTAFDRNGDENQIVEDSQFKSENFLVSFFGRAIYTLNDKYIATATVRRDGSSRFTGDNQWGTFPALAFAWKINEEGFLSESEVVSNMKLRLGYGITGQQGLSPDLSDPYYPALAKYQRSIGGASYQFGDSFINTLRPSAYDANLKWEETTTINAGIDFGFLEDKLIGSIDVYQRETQDVLNRIPIADGSNFGNYLITNVGTMEIKGYEVSLTARPITTNDISWSISANLSYNNREITKLNKTDDPSDPGVNVGGISGGVGNNIQIHTVGNAPNSFYTFQQVYDESGQPVEGLYVDRSGEGGEVISNEFNKYHNRNPNADYLIGINSRLAYKQLDFSFSGRISLNNYVYNNGLSNNTYSGLYDATGYFSNIRTEAADLGFVNPQYWSDYYVQDASFFKMDNISVGYSFEDLWTSDIDARLSLTVQNAFIITDYKGIDPEVEGGIDNNIYPRPRTILFGVNLNF from the coding sequence ATGAGAAGACGATTACAATTGATTTGTTTGCTCATGTTTACTTCCACAATTATTTATGGACAAGTAACCATATCAGGAAAAGTAACTACAGCAGAAGACGGAAGCTCTCTTCCCGGTGTAAGTATCCTTGAAAAAGGAACGAACAAAGGGACTGTCACAAACATAGAGGGCGAGTACACGCTCACGGTAGCAGATGATGCAACTTTGGTATTTTCTTTTGTGGGTTTTGTAACCCAAGAAGTAAGTGTTTCTGGCAGGAGTAGTTTAGATATCGTGCTCGATTTGGATATTACTGCATTGCAAGAAGTAGTAGTAATTGGGTACGGTGAAGTACAAAAAGACGACCTCACCGGAGCGGTAGCCACTATTGGTACCAAAGAATTCAACCAAGGGGTCACTACTTCCCCTCAAGATTTATTGACCGGGCGAGTAGCCGGCGTAACAGTAACAAGCGCAGGTGGTGCACCTGGCAGTGCCTCTACTATCCGTATCAGGGGTGGCTCTTCTCTAGGAGGTGCTACAAATGATCCTCTCATCGTAATAGATGGCTTCCCTCTGGACGATGGCAACGTAAGTGGATTATCCAATCCACTCAATACGCTCAATCCCAACGATATAGAATCGTTCACCATTTTGAAAGATGCCTCAGCAGCAGCTATCTATGGCTCTAGGGCTTCGAACGGTGTAATTATTATTACCACCAAAAAGGGAAAAGAAGGCAAGCTAAAGCTCAATCTCAACAGTCAGGTTTCGGTAAGTTCTCCTATCAAGTATGTGGACGTACTAAGCGGAGACGAGTACCGTACCCTGATCAATGACCTTAACGAGTCAGGTTTTTCAGGGATTGATGAAACGGTGATGGCCCGATTGGGGGAGGAAAATACGGACTGGCAAAAAGAGATATTTAGAGATGCCATCTCTCACAACCATAACTTGAGCGCCAATGGTATGGTAAAAGGTATCCCTTTTAGGGCATCTTATGGGTATACCGACGAGCAAGGTATTTTGAAAACAACTTCGGCAAAAAGGCATTCTCTGTCTTTGAACCTAAGCCCAACGTTTTTGAATGATAACTTAAAGGTCAACCTGAACGCTAAGGGAACATTTGCCCACTCCAACTTTGGGGATGAGGGAGCTGTTGGCCAAGCGGTTAATTTTGATCCTACCCAACCAGTGTATAATGGGAACTCAAAGTATGGTGGTTATTTTGCCTATACCACCACTACACTTCCCGACGGTAGTATGGATCTAGAAGGTCCTGCCAATACATTTGTGAGCAATCCCGTTGCCTCGCTTGCGCTAAGAGATAATCAATCTGATGTAAGCAGGCTTATTGGAAATGTTCAGCTAGACTACAAGCTTCCCTTCTTACCAGAGCTAAGGGCAAACCTCAATTTAGGTATGGATAAAACCGACACAGATGGCTTTGACAACGCATTGCCAGGTTCTACATGGACATACCGCGATTATACAGGAGACAATGGAAGGTTGAGGGATTATACTAATGAAACCAGCTCTGAACTGCTCGATTTTTACCTGAATTACAACAAAACATTTGGTACGAGTAAACTAGATGTAACAGGTGGATATTCTTGGCAGCATTTTGAAAGAGGAGGTACTGCTTTTGACCGTAATGGCGATGAAAACCAAATAGTAGAGGATTCTCAGTTTAAGTCAGAAAACTTTTTGGTGTCCTTCTTTGGTCGTGCTATCTACACACTCAACGATAAATACATTGCAACGGCAACCGTGAGAAGGGATGGTTCTTCTAGGTTTACAGGCGATAATCAATGGGGTACTTTCCCAGCGTTAGCCTTTGCTTGGAAAATAAACGAAGAAGGTTTTTTGTCCGAATCTGAAGTGGTTTCTAACATGAAACTTAGGTTAGGATACGGTATCACAGGGCAGCAAGGTCTTTCTCCCGATTTATCGGACCCTTACTATCCTGCTTTGGCCAAGTACCAAAGGAGTATAGGCGGCGCTTCTTACCAATTTGGAGATTCGTTTATCAATACACTTCGCCCTTCGGCTTACGACGCCAACCTGAAGTGGGAAGAAACAACGACTATCAATGCAGGTATTGACTTTGGTTTCTTAGAAGATAAGTTGATTGGTAGTATCGATGTTTACCAGCGTGAAACACAAGATGTGCTCAACAGGATTCCAATAGCCGATGGCAGCAACTTTGGCAATTACCTCATTACAAATGTAGGTACGATGGAAATAAAAGGATATGAGGTTTCATTGACAGCTAGACCAATCACTACAAATGATATTTCATGGTCTATTTCGGCTAACCTTTCTTACAACAACCGAGAGATCACCAAGCTTAATAAAACGGATGACCCTTCTGATCCGGGTGTAAATGTTGGCGGTATTTCAGGTGGTGTTGGTAATAATATCCAAATTCATACAGTAGGGAATGCGCCCAATTCTTTTTATACATTCCAACAAGTATATGATGAGAGCGGGCAACCAGTAGAAGGTTTGTATGTGGATCGCTCTGGAGAAGGTGGGGAAGTGATAAGTAATGAATTCAATAAATATCACAATAGAAACCCCAATGCGGATTATTTGATAGGTATCAATTCGAGGTTAGCATACAAACAACTCGACTTCTCTTTTTCAGGTCGCATAAGCTTGAATAATTATGTGTATAACAATGGATTGTCTAATAATACCTACTCAGGTTTATACGATGCAACTGGTTACTTCTCAAATATTCGCACCGAAGCGGCTGACTTGGGTTTTGTAAACCCTCAATACTGGTCAGACTACTACGTGCAAGATGCATCGTTCTTCAAAATGGATAATATAAGTGTAGGCTACAGTTTTGAGGACTTGTGGACAAGTGATATTGACGCAAGGTTGAGCCTTACTGTTCAAAATGCTTTTATTATCACAGACTACAAAGGAATTGACCCAGAAGTAGAAGGAGGCATAGATAATAACATCTACCCAAGACCAAGGACTATCCTCTTTGGAGTCAATCTTAATTTCTAA